From the Mahella australiensis 50-1 BON genome, the window TGGCTTCCACAGCTTTTTGGCATCGTTCCTTATAGGGCGTAGCTCCTTTAGACACTTCCGTCCACACCCTACCGGATGTAAAGCCTGTTCTCACGTCGCCCGGCTCTATGAGCACAACCTTTATCCCAAACGGTTTAACCTCTATGCGCATAGCCTGGGATAAGGCTTCCAGAGCGTATTTGCTGGCACTATACATGGATTGATATGGTATGGCTATAAAGCCGGCCACCGATCCTATATTGATTATAAGGCCGTTGCCTTTTGCTCTCATACATGGCAGTACCGCTCTGCATACGCGCAATACGCCGAAGAAATTGGTATCGAATTCATCTGTCGCCTCTTGCGGCGTTGTATCTTCGACAGCTCCGGCTAGAGCATACCCCGCACAATTTATGACTATATCGATGCCGCCTTCTTCCTGTGCCATAGAATCTACAACCGATTTTACCGTCTCGTCATCGCGCACGTCCATACGCACCATTTTTATAAAGCCGCCGCTTTTATCGTCGGCCTCAATGCTGCCGTCGCTATGACGTGAAGCGCCGTATACATGATAACCCTTATTCCTTAGATATTCCGCGCATGCCTTGCCCATGCCCGATGAAGCGCCTGTTACAAGCACCGATTTACCGTACAATATATGAGCCTCCTCACCCACTTAATTATTGAAAATGTTCTACCGATTTCTATACCCGACAGTTCTATCGGGCTATTAGCATTATAACCCCCAGCGCGGCGAACACGCCCCCCACGACCTTGCTTAAAACTTTCTCGTTAACTTTGTTAGCAAACCTCGCAGCGAAACGCCCCCCGATTAATGTTCCTATTGCTCCATATATCGCAGCTTTTAATGGAAGATTGGAAGAAATGGCGTGGCCTATAGCTCCCGACGCTGCGGTAAATGCCATTATGAGCGTAGAAGTACCTATGCCTTCATGCATGCTATACTGCATGACGAATACTAATATAAGCAATATCATAACCCCGCCGCCCGCTCCGAGCAACCCGCTTATTATACCTACCAGAATTCCGAGCAGCAAACCGGAAATTATAACATTGGATCTTAAAAGTTTTAATATGCTCGACTGTTGCGTGGCAACATTATTATTCAAATCCGGCGCCCCGCCTTTAGCCCCTCTGAACCAAAATATCACCGCCGTAATCACCAAAAATATGCTGAAAGCGCTGTTCAAACCTACATCGGGGATTAAAGGCGATATCAAGCTGCCTATCTGAGCGCCACCTACAGAACCTATAGCTATCCAAATACCCTGTTTAAGATTGAGATTTTTATTTTGGTAATATGTCCATGCCACTACCAATGATGCTATAGTATCTATAAATAGACTCGCTCCTATAGCATCCGAAGTAGCGTAACCAAGTATAACAAGAGCTGGGACTACAACCATAACGCCGCTGGCGCCTATCAGACCAGTTACAACACCAGCTACGCATCCTATGAACAAAATAAGTACATATTCCATCATGCAAAATCCTCCGTCAGTATACATCGCAAGTCATAATATCTTTTATTAAGAATTATAGCATTCTACACATATCATTACAACATTGCGCCAAGTTATTTTCCTATATTGCAGGCAGCAATACAGCATGGTAAAATATGATATAATAAAATATTTTTGGAGGTATCATATGATAATTACAACGACACCAAGCATTGAGGGTAGAAAAATAAAAGAGTATAAAGGTATTGTCAGCGGCGAAACCATCCTCGGCGCCAATGTATTCCGCGATTTCATGGCAGGGCTCAGCGACTTTTTCGGCGGACGATCCGCAGCTTATGAAGATGAACTTATAAAAGCACGCAATATAGCGCTCGGTGAAATGCAGCGCCAGGCTGAAGCTTACGGAGCCAATGCAATAGTAGGTATTGATCTGGATTATGAAGTGGTGGGTCAGGGCGGTTCCATGCTCATGGTGACGGCCAGCGGCACGGCCGTATATGTAGAATAAGCCGTGCACCCAGCTTCGACTCATGCCTCCGAGCGGTATCTGCATAGTTAGCTCCCATCAGGTTGCCCCGCGGCACACGAAAGGGCTCACTTACCGTTGCTTCCTTCCGGACCTGGCGGGGTTTATGAGGTTCCGTTGCGCAGGACCCAATGATCTACACCACTTGTGCAGGCCAGTCCTCACAGGCATAAAGCCTAAGCATGGGAATTCAATCCTGCTAGAGCGGATTGCAGGTTACAGGGCACCGCTACCTCCCCATCTAGCACGGCCATGGCGGAGAGAGTGAGATTCGAACTCACGGAGCGGTAACCCGCTCACTCGCTTTCGAGGCGAGCGCCATCGTCCACTCGGCCATCTCTCCATAAATATGCGCGGGACCAGTAATTGTTTGATCCCGCATTTATGGCGGAGAGAGAGGGATTCGAACCCTCGGTGCAGGTTTTAGCCCACACACTCGATTTCCAGTCGAGCGCCTTCGTCCACTCAGCCATCTCTCCATTTTAGGACTACTTGATAATTATCAGATTATTCAGTTGTCGTTGCGCCGGTTTTCAAAGAACTTCTTCAGCATCTCTTCACAACGCTGTTCTCCAATGCCGGCTATGATCTCTATATTACGGTCGAAGCGCCTATCACGCGGCAGGTTGTATAACGTGCCGGCGCAGCCCCATTTCAAATCAGGCGCACCGTATATAAGCTGCTCTATACGACACAGCATCATGGCACCGGTGCACATGGCACACGGCTCAAGCGTAGTATAAAGCTCACAACCGTCGAGACGCCAATCATTTATAGCAGCCATAGCTTGGCGGATAGCCAGCATCTCGGCATGGGCCGTAGCATCATGCAACCCTTCAACTTGGTTGTGACCTCTCCCTATAATCTCATCGCCTTTAGCCACTACGGCACCTATTGGCACTTCGCCTTCGGCCGCGGCAAGTTCAGCCTCTTTTATGGCCTCAGACATAAATTTATAAAGCCTATCGATTTTATCTGACATTCGCTTCAACTCACAAAGGATATTG encodes:
- a CDS encoding heavy metal-binding domain-containing protein yields the protein MIITTTPSIEGRKIKEYKGIVSGETILGANVFRDFMAGLSDFFGGRSAAYEDELIKARNIALGEMQRQAEAYGANAIVGIDLDYEVVGQGGSMLMVTASGTAVYVE
- a CDS encoding SDR family oxidoreductase encodes the protein MYGKSVLVTGASSGMGKACAEYLRNKGYHVYGASRHSDGSIEADDKSGGFIKMVRMDVRDDETVKSVVDSMAQEEGGIDIVINCAGYALAGAVEDTTPQEATDEFDTNFFGVLRVCRAVLPCMRAKGNGLIINIGSVAGFIAIPYQSMYSASKYALEALSQAMRIEVKPFGIKVVLIEPGDVRTGFTSGRVWTEVSKGATPYKERCQKAVEAMEHSEMSGPGPEIVVKAVAKIIASKNPPIRTVVGADYKLIAFLKRLVPDRLIEYVVAKMYS
- a CDS encoding sulfite exporter TauE/SafE family protein, with amino-acid sequence MMEYVLILFIGCVAGVVTGLIGASGVMVVVPALVILGYATSDAIGASLFIDTIASLVVAWTYYQNKNLNLKQGIWIAIGSVGGAQIGSLISPLIPDVGLNSAFSIFLVITAVIFWFRGAKGGAPDLNNNVATQQSSILKLLRSNVIISGLLLGILVGIISGLLGAGGGVMILLILVFVMQYSMHEGIGTSTLIMAFTAASGAIGHAISSNLPLKAAIYGAIGTLIGGRFAARFANKVNEKVLSKVVGGVFAALGVIMLIAR
- a CDS encoding nucleoside deaminase; translated protein: MSDKIDRLYKFMSEAIKEAELAAAEGEVPIGAVVAKGDEIIGRGHNQVEGLHDATAHAEMLAIRQAMAAINDWRLDGCELYTTLEPCAMCTGAMMLCRIEQLIYGAPDLKWGCAGTLYNLPRDRRFDRNIEIIAGIGEQRCEEMLKKFFENRRNDN